The following are encoded in a window of Acidimicrobiales bacterium genomic DNA:
- the nusA gene encoding transcription termination factor NusA, with protein MSNPEMMEALQALATDKGISVETLFGALADALESAYKRMPEAHEYAWVTIDPDTFEIRVLAQDLDEEGEPVGPELDVTPANFGRIAAQTAKQVMMQRIREAERELKYEEYAGREGDIVTGIVQQSDSRYTLLDLGRVEALLPQAEQVPYERPEASGRLKAYIVEVRKTAKGPQIVVSRTHPGLIKRLFELEVPEIADGIVEIKACAREPGHRTKIAVWSNDSNVDPVGACVGARGARVRMVVNELRGEKIDIVPFSDDPPDFVMKALSPARVKEVRIDEESGTATVIVPDYQLSLAIGKEGQNARLAARLTGWRVDIKSETQLAEEESYAGEEWAEGEWIVDPESGEQMWQPAEGGPALSLEEWSASVEEGSENEAELTDTEPLDAEEAAVVDGGRASLDDLAVEVEESDQADEADQAEESEPTAGSADTAAAESASVADEPVATSADAAADTESVADDGDETP; from the coding sequence ATGAGCAACCCCGAGATGATGGAGGCGCTGCAGGCGTTGGCGACCGACAAGGGCATCTCGGTCGAGACGCTCTTCGGGGCGCTCGCGGACGCGCTCGAGTCGGCCTACAAGCGCATGCCCGAGGCCCACGAGTACGCCTGGGTGACCATCGATCCCGACACCTTCGAGATCCGGGTGCTGGCCCAGGACCTCGACGAGGAGGGCGAACCGGTCGGTCCCGAGCTCGACGTCACCCCCGCCAACTTCGGTCGCATCGCGGCACAGACCGCGAAGCAGGTCATGATGCAGCGCATCCGCGAGGCCGAGCGCGAGCTCAAGTACGAGGAGTACGCCGGTCGCGAAGGCGACATCGTCACCGGCATCGTCCAGCAGAGCGACAGCCGCTACACCCTGTTGGACCTCGGGCGGGTCGAGGCGCTGCTCCCGCAGGCCGAGCAGGTCCCCTACGAGCGCCCCGAGGCCAGCGGGCGCCTCAAGGCCTACATCGTCGAGGTCCGCAAGACCGCGAAGGGCCCCCAGATCGTGGTGAGCCGCACCCACCCCGGCCTCATCAAGCGCCTCTTCGAGCTCGAGGTCCCCGAGATCGCCGACGGCATCGTCGAGATCAAGGCGTGCGCTCGCGAACCGGGGCACCGCACCAAGATCGCCGTCTGGTCCAACGACTCCAACGTCGACCCGGTCGGTGCCTGCGTCGGAGCCCGTGGCGCCAGGGTCCGCATGGTGGTCAACGAGCTGCGTGGCGAGAAGATCGACATCGTGCCCTTCTCCGACGACCCGCCCGACTTCGTCATGAAGGCGTTGTCGCCGGCGAGGGTCAAGGAGGTTCGCATCGACGAGGAGTCCGGAACGGCCACGGTGATCGTGCCGGACTACCAGCTGTCGCTCGCCATCGGCAAGGAAGGCCAGAACGCTCGTCTGGCGGCGCGCCTCACCGGGTGGCGGGTCGACATCAAGAGCGAGACCCAGCTCGCCGAGGAGGAGTCCTATGCCGGCGAGGAGTGGGCCGAGGGCGAGTGGATCGTCGATCCCGAGTCGGGTGAGCAGATGTGGCAGCCCGCCGAGGGCGGCCCCGCGCTGTCGCTCGAGGAGTGGTCGGCCAGCGTCGAGGAAGGGTCGGAGAACGAGGCGGAGCTGACCGACACCGAGCCGCTCGACGCCGAGGAGGCAGCGGTCGTCGACGGCGGCCGCGCATCGCTCGACGACCTCGCGGTCGAGGTCGAGGAATCCGATCAAGCCGACGAAGCCGATCAGGCCGAGGAATCCGAGCCGACAGCCGGATCGGCGGACACGGCGGCGGCTGAGTCCGCGTCGGTCGCCGACGAGCCGGTCGCCACCTCAGCCGATGCCGCTGCCGACACCGAATCGGTGGCCGACGACGGAGACGAGACGCCATAG
- the rimP gene encoding ribosome maturation factor RimP, whose amino-acid sequence MTRIDEVRAIAEPIVATHGFELYDLDQHGPTLRVTVTGVGGAQAPGIDDLGVITKEISRALDEVDPIDGRYTLEVSTPGLERKLRTPEHFRRAVGETVTVKVREPAQPARRVRGVVLGADDEAVTIRHDATSGAAEDSGADDSEARLAYDTIDSARTVFEWGMTPPDANSNPSAPDEGSTRRSNR is encoded by the coding sequence ATGACCAGGATCGACGAGGTGCGCGCCATCGCCGAACCCATCGTCGCGACCCACGGGTTCGAGCTCTACGATCTCGACCAGCACGGTCCCACCCTGCGGGTCACCGTCACCGGCGTGGGCGGCGCCCAGGCCCCGGGGATCGACGATCTCGGCGTCATCACCAAGGAGATCTCACGGGCCCTCGACGAGGTCGATCCCATCGACGGTCGGTACACCCTCGAGGTCTCGACTCCCGGGCTCGAGCGCAAGCTTCGCACCCCCGAGCACTTCCGGCGAGCGGTCGGCGAGACCGTCACGGTCAAGGTGCGCGAGCCCGCCCAGCCCGCCCGACGCGTCCGTGGCGTGGTGCTCGGTGCCGACGACGAGGCCGTGACCATCCGACACGACGCCACCTCCGGGGCCGCTGAGGACTCCGGCGCCGACGACAGCGAGGCCCGCCTCGCCTACGACACGATCGACTCTGCCCGCACGGTGTTCGAGTGGGGCATGACCCCGCCCGATGCCAACTCCAACCCGAGCGCGCCCGACGAGGGTTCCACCAGGAGGTCCAACCGATGA
- the proS gene encoding proline--tRNA ligase, which yields MAARVLTPQAEDFPRWYQDVVAKAELAENGPVRGTMVIRPYGTAIWERMQREVDDRIKEAGASNVSFPLFIPESYLQREADHVEGFSPELAVVTHAGGKDLDEPVVVRPTSETVFGEYMAKWIQGHRDLPLLLNQWANVVRWELRPRIFLRTTEFLWQEGHTAHATEVDAREYALRILHEVYRDFMVEVLGIPVFIGRKTARERFAGAINTLTCEAMMGDGKALQMGTSHELGQNFAKVFGIDYLDADGQLQLTWTTSWGVSTRMIGGLIMAHGDDDGLRVPPRLAPIQVVVMVVRDDEECLERARLMVEEIRLAGIRAELDDRVEVSFGRRSTDWELKGVPVRVEVGPRDLAAGVVTVVRRDLPSDSPDRKTTTGVVDMAGSVRSALDAAQWSLHDQAVATVANGLVDVSTIDEAIEAAATGFARIPWDLVGDAGEDTLAEHSITVRCLQRPDGSVPGSADEADLVALVARAY from the coding sequence ATGGCTGCTCGAGTGCTCACACCCCAGGCCGAGGACTTCCCTCGTTGGTACCAGGACGTCGTCGCCAAGGCCGAGCTGGCCGAGAACGGCCCGGTGCGGGGGACCATGGTCATCCGGCCCTACGGCACCGCCATCTGGGAGCGGATGCAGCGCGAGGTCGACGACCGGATCAAAGAGGCCGGGGCCTCCAACGTGTCGTTCCCCCTGTTCATCCCCGAGTCGTACCTGCAGCGCGAAGCCGACCACGTCGAAGGCTTCAGCCCCGAGCTTGCCGTGGTCACCCACGCCGGGGGCAAGGACCTCGACGAACCGGTGGTGGTGCGACCCACCTCCGAAACCGTGTTCGGCGAGTACATGGCCAAGTGGATCCAGGGCCATCGCGACCTCCCCCTGCTGTTGAACCAATGGGCCAACGTGGTCCGTTGGGAGCTGCGTCCACGGATCTTTCTGCGCACCACCGAGTTCCTGTGGCAAGAGGGACACACCGCGCACGCCACCGAGGTCGATGCCCGCGAGTACGCGCTGAGGATCCTCCACGAGGTCTACCGCGACTTCATGGTCGAGGTGTTGGGCATCCCGGTGTTCATCGGCCGCAAGACAGCGAGGGAGCGCTTCGCCGGCGCGATCAACACCCTCACCTGCGAAGCGATGATGGGCGACGGCAAGGCGCTGCAGATGGGCACCAGCCACGAGCTCGGTCAGAACTTCGCCAAGGTGTTCGGGATCGACTACCTCGATGCCGACGGTCAGCTCCAGCTCACCTGGACCACGTCGTGGGGAGTGTCCACCCGCATGATCGGTGGTCTGATCATGGCTCACGGCGATGACGACGGGCTGAGGGTGCCGCCCCGGCTCGCTCCGATCCAGGTGGTCGTCATGGTCGTCCGCGATGACGAGGAGTGCCTCGAGCGAGCCCGTCTCATGGTCGAGGAGATCCGCCTCGCGGGGATCCGGGCCGAGCTCGACGACCGCGTCGAGGTGTCGTTCGGGCGGCGCTCAACGGACTGGGAGCTCAAGGGGGTTCCCGTCCGGGTCGAGGTCGGTCCTCGCGATCTCGCCGCCGGTGTCGTCACCGTGGTGCGCCGGGATCTGCCCTCGGACTCGCCCGATCGCAAGACCACCACCGGCGTGGTCGACATGGCCGGGTCGGTCCGCTCGGCCCTCGACGCGGCCCAGTGGTCGCTGCACGACCAAGCGGTGGCCACGGTGGCGAACGGGCTGGTCGACGTCTCCACCATCGACGAGGCGATCGAGGCTGCCGCGACCGGGTTCGCCCGTATCCCGTGGGACCTGGTCGGCGATGCCGGCGAGGACACGCTCGCCGAGCACTCGATCACCGTCCGCTGCCTGCAGCGCCCCGACGGCTCGGTTCCGGGCTCGGCCGACGAGGCAGACCTCGTGGCACTGGTCGCCCGCGCCTACTGA
- a CDS encoding MFS transporter codes for MSDPTALSASAATRIADADHHVSSFVALRHAIGSAWALLVGITLLMLGTGLQGSLLGLRANFEGFDTTTVGVVMSSYYLGYLLGSTQAPKLVATVGHIRVFAAFASIASSTVLLHALAVAPAGWVAFRVASGFCMAGLFVVAESWLNDTATNETRGSMLSLYGVVVSGGMGAGQLLLNLADPSGFELFILTSVLVSLALVPAALSVRSAPRFLQPTPVRLKTVFEAAPLGVVGAILSGAASSAIFGVGVIYAQLRGLTLAETATFMLVAILGGAVLQWPIGWLSDHTDRRRIISAAAAVAAGLCVVGTMGPNGVVLLAVIGLLGGFSLPLYPLVNAHTNDWIAHEQMVGAGSRLIMSSGMGAIGGPILASTAMATIGAAGFFWFLAVVHVAVAVFAAWRIVVRPPRPVGEQTHFAPVPARGSSVLVSAMYPEAYDEEDEPVFDTEEIPVVVIDDE; via the coding sequence GTGTCGGATCCCACTGCCCTCTCTGCCAGCGCCGCGACCCGGATCGCCGACGCCGACCACCACGTCTCCAGCTTCGTCGCGCTCCGCCATGCGATCGGCTCGGCATGGGCGTTGCTCGTCGGCATCACCCTGCTGATGCTCGGCACCGGGCTCCAAGGGAGCCTGCTCGGTCTCCGAGCCAACTTCGAGGGCTTCGACACGACCACGGTCGGTGTCGTGATGTCGAGCTACTACCTCGGCTACCTGCTCGGCTCCACCCAAGCGCCCAAGCTGGTGGCCACCGTCGGCCACATCCGGGTCTTCGCCGCCTTCGCATCCATCGCGTCGAGCACCGTGCTGCTCCACGCCCTCGCCGTCGCTCCCGCCGGATGGGTCGCCTTCCGCGTGGCGTCGGGGTTCTGCATGGCGGGCCTGTTCGTCGTGGCCGAGAGCTGGCTCAACGACACCGCCACCAACGAGACCCGCGGCTCGATGCTGTCGCTCTACGGAGTGGTGGTGAGCGGTGGCATGGGAGCAGGTCAGCTGCTGTTGAACCTGGCCGATCCCAGCGGCTTCGAGCTGTTCATCCTCACCTCGGTGCTGGTCTCGCTCGCGCTGGTCCCCGCCGCGCTGTCGGTGCGTTCCGCACCCCGGTTCCTCCAACCCACACCCGTCAGGCTCAAGACGGTGTTCGAGGCCGCGCCGCTGGGGGTCGTGGGGGCGATCCTGTCCGGCGCCGCGTCGAGCGCGATCTTCGGTGTCGGGGTCATCTACGCCCAGCTCCGAGGGCTGACCCTCGCCGAGACCGCGACGTTCATGCTCGTCGCCATCCTCGGCGGAGCGGTGCTGCAGTGGCCGATCGGATGGCTCTCCGACCACACCGACCGGCGCCGCATCATCAGCGCCGCCGCGGCAGTGGCAGCGGGCTTGTGCGTCGTCGGCACCATGGGTCCCAACGGAGTCGTCCTGCTTGCGGTCATCGGCCTCCTCGGAGGGTTCTCGCTCCCGCTCTACCCTCTCGTGAACGCCCACACCAACGACTGGATCGCCCACGAGCAGATGGTCGGGGCGGGAAGCCGGCTCATCATGTCCAGCGGCATGGGGGCCATCGGAGGACCGATCCTGGCATCGACAGCGATGGCCACCATCGGCGCCGCGGGGTTCTTCTGGTTCCTGGCCGTCGTGCACGTGGCGGTGGCAGTGTTCGCCGCGTGGCGGATCGTGGTCCGGCCACCGCGACCGGTTGGCGAGCAGACCCACTTCGCCCCCGTTCCCGCCCGCGGTTCGTCGGTGCTGGTGTCGGCGATGTACCCCGAGGCCTACGACGAGGAGGACGAGCCGGTGTTCGACACCGAGGAGATCCCCGTGGTGGTCATCGACGACGAGTAG
- the ispG gene encoding flavodoxin-dependent (E)-4-hydroxy-3-methylbut-2-enyl-diphosphate synthase yields the protein MDPGSVTFPRRPTRQIMVGSVPVGGDAPVTVQSMTITKTADVEGTLQQIYALAAAGCDIVRCTCNESEAAEGLARIVPRSPVPIIADIHHQYRMALAALEAGVHGLRLNPGNIRKPEHIKAVATECRDRGVPIRIGVNGGSLDPALYEKHGGRVTPEAMVESAMIELAYFHEVDFDHVKISVKASNVPLMIEAYRQLSEATDHPLHLGVTEAGPPPAGVVKATAGLATLLAEGIGDTIRYSLTADPVEEARAGRQLLEALGLRERKSIDLIACPSCGRAEVDVIQVAADAQAAFGEREIPLQVAVMGCVVNGPGEARDADLGIAAGRGRGHLFVKGQNVAVVPEDEMVGQLVEWAEFIVEHGTDAALARVDTEKAAREAERDRARLLDDKGTDANASEARVEVIRNLTR from the coding sequence ATGGATCCAGGATCGGTCACCTTCCCCCGCCGCCCGACCCGCCAGATCATGGTTGGGTCTGTGCCCGTCGGCGGCGATGCGCCCGTCACCGTGCAGTCGATGACCATCACCAAGACCGCCGATGTCGAGGGCACCCTCCAGCAGATCTACGCCCTCGCTGCGGCAGGGTGCGACATCGTGCGCTGCACCTGCAACGAGAGCGAGGCGGCCGAAGGGCTGGCGCGCATCGTGCCGCGTTCGCCGGTGCCGATCATCGCCGACATCCATCACCAGTACCGCATGGCGCTGGCCGCGCTCGAGGCGGGAGTCCACGGTCTGCGGCTCAATCCCGGCAACATCCGCAAGCCCGAGCACATCAAGGCGGTGGCCACCGAGTGTCGCGATCGCGGTGTGCCGATCCGCATCGGGGTGAACGGCGGATCGCTCGATCCCGCCCTCTACGAGAAGCACGGCGGGCGGGTCACCCCCGAGGCGATGGTCGAATCGGCCATGATCGAGCTTGCCTACTTCCACGAGGTCGACTTCGACCACGTCAAGATCTCGGTCAAGGCATCCAACGTGCCGTTGATGATCGAGGCCTACCGCCAGCTCAGCGAGGCCACCGACCACCCGCTGCACCTCGGGGTCACCGAAGCCGGCCCACCCCCCGCAGGTGTGGTCAAGGCCACCGCGGGCCTCGCCACCCTGCTGGCGGAGGGGATCGGCGACACGATCCGGTACTCGCTCACCGCCGACCCCGTCGAGGAGGCCCGCGCCGGGCGCCAGCTGCTCGAGGCCTTGGGGCTCCGTGAGCGCAAGTCGATCGACCTCATCGCCTGTCCGAGCTGCGGGCGGGCCGAGGTCGATGTCATCCAGGTGGCGGCCGACGCCCAGGCCGCGTTCGGCGAGCGCGAGATCCCGCTGCAGGTGGCGGTGATGGGGTGTGTGGTGAACGGTCCGGGCGAAGCGCGCGACGCCGACCTGGGCATCGCCGCAGGGCGGGGGAGAGGCCATCTGTTCGTGAAGGGCCAGAACGTGGCGGTGGTTCCCGAGGACGAGATGGTGGGCCAGCTGGTCGAGTGGGCCGAGTTCATCGTCGAGCACGGCACCGACGCCGCCCTGGCCAGGGTCGACACCGAGAAGGCGGCGCGCGAGGCCGAGCGCGACCGGGCACGGTTGCTCGACGACAAGGGCACCGACGCCAACGCCAGCGAGGCCCGGGTCGAGGTCATCCGCAACCTCACCCGCTGA
- a CDS encoding site-2 protease family protein: protein MRLALLVGSVVLLGLWAGLSALVVVLAIVVMIFLHELGHFVTARAAGMKCTEFFIGFGPRIWSFTRGETEYGIKAIPAGAYVKVIGMTNLEEVDPADESRTYREKPYWRRMSVAVAGSTMHFMIALLAMLVYFAAVGAAEDDNWEVGYLAGPEPSSVSPAEQAGLDVGDRIVAIDGAPVVTFDDLQDVLGEHRPGESVGVTVNRDGQAIERTVDLGESGEGGAFLGIGAYYPPQRLSLPSAAVRTVTEFAEVSRLTVEAIGRIFSPSGISSFLGMAVDTARTDAPDTTASDETDIEAQGDRVLSIYGAARLGTQMADTGPAGLLLFLALINIFIGIFNLVPLLPLDGGHVAIATYERVREVLSRSKARYHADVAKLIPLTYAVIFVLVGIGLVALYLDIASPLELPN from the coding sequence ATGCGTCTCGCGCTGCTCGTCGGCAGCGTGGTGCTGCTCGGACTGTGGGCAGGGCTGTCGGCGCTGGTGGTGGTGCTGGCCATCGTGGTGATGATCTTCCTGCACGAGCTCGGCCACTTCGTCACCGCCAGGGCAGCGGGCATGAAGTGCACCGAGTTCTTCATCGGGTTCGGACCCCGCATCTGGTCGTTCACCCGAGGCGAGACCGAGTACGGCATCAAGGCGATCCCCGCGGGGGCCTACGTCAAGGTGATCGGGATGACCAACCTCGAGGAGGTCGATCCCGCCGACGAGTCGCGCACCTACCGCGAGAAGCCCTACTGGCGGCGGATGTCGGTCGCAGTGGCGGGTTCGACCATGCACTTCATGATCGCCCTCCTCGCCATGTTGGTGTACTTCGCCGCGGTGGGTGCCGCCGAGGACGACAACTGGGAGGTCGGATACCTCGCGGGCCCCGAGCCCTCGTCGGTGAGCCCTGCGGAGCAGGCCGGTCTCGACGTCGGCGATCGGATCGTCGCCATCGACGGCGCCCCGGTGGTCACCTTCGACGACCTCCAAGACGTCCTCGGCGAGCACCGTCCCGGCGAGTCTGTCGGGGTGACGGTCAACCGCGACGGGCAGGCCATCGAGCGCACGGTCGATCTCGGCGAGTCGGGCGAGGGTGGCGCGTTCCTCGGCATCGGTGCGTACTACCCGCCGCAACGGCTGTCGCTTCCCTCGGCCGCCGTCCGTACGGTCACCGAGTTCGCCGAGGTCTCCCGGCTCACCGTCGAGGCCATCGGCCGGATCTTCAGTCCGTCGGGAATCTCCAGCTTCCTGGGCATGGCCGTCGACACCGCCCGAACCGACGCCCCCGACACCACCGCGTCCGACGAGACCGACATCGAAGCCCAAGGCGACCGGGTCCTGTCGATCTACGGCGCGGCCCGACTCGGCACTCAGATGGCCGACACCGGACCTGCGGGACTGTTGCTGTTCCTGGCACTGATCAACATCTTCATCGGCATCTTCAACCTGGTCCCGCTGCTCCCGCTCGACGGCGGCCACGTGGCCATCGCCACCTACGAACGTGTCCGCGAGGTGCTGTCTCGGTCCAAGGCCCGCTACCACGCCGATGTCGCCAAGCTGATCCCGCTCACCTACGCGGTGATCTTCGTGCTGGTGGGCATCGGCTTGGTGGCGCTGTACCTCGACATCGCCAGTCCTCTCGAGCTCCCCAACTGA
- a CDS encoding 1-deoxy-D-xylulose-5-phosphate reductoisomerase translates to MSDDQARTKVCLLGSTGSIGTQTLDVVEAESDRFEVVALGAARSVELVAEQARRHRPQVVAIADPDAAATLEARLPSGVELLSGPDALATAAAIGDVVVNGVVGFAGLDVTIAALEAGHRLALANKESLIAGGPVVKAAMATPGAEMVPVDSEHAAVHQCLRANDRPERVGRIILTASGGPFRGRSRAELAEVTIEDALAHPTWSMGPKITVDSSTLMNKGLEVIEAHLLFDLGFDHIDVVVHPQSIVHSMVEFTDGSTIAQLSLPDMRLPIGYALAWPDRIATPFGRIDWGDLGRLDFEPPDHEAFPCLGLAYEAGRQGGTAPAWLNAANEEAVSAFLAGEIAWTTIPDVANGVLDGHDGGTATSVDEVVEADRIARVLARQHIESNL, encoded by the coding sequence ATGAGCGATGACCAGGCACGCACCAAGGTGTGCCTGCTCGGTTCGACCGGCTCGATCGGCACCCAGACCCTCGACGTCGTCGAGGCCGAATCCGACCGCTTCGAGGTGGTGGCGCTGGGCGCGGCACGGTCGGTCGAGCTGGTGGCCGAACAGGCACGCCGTCACCGGCCGCAGGTTGTCGCCATCGCCGACCCCGATGCCGCAGCGACGCTCGAAGCCCGTCTCCCGTCCGGTGTCGAGCTCCTGTCGGGGCCCGATGCGTTGGCCACCGCGGCCGCCATCGGCGATGTCGTGGTCAACGGGGTGGTCGGCTTCGCCGGGTTGGATGTCACCATCGCCGCGCTGGAGGCCGGTCACCGCCTGGCCCTGGCGAACAAGGAGTCGCTCATCGCCGGGGGTCCGGTGGTGAAGGCGGCGATGGCCACGCCGGGAGCCGAGATGGTGCCGGTCGACAGCGAGCACGCCGCGGTGCACCAGTGCCTGCGGGCCAACGACCGCCCCGAGCGGGTGGGGCGCATCATCCTCACCGCCAGTGGAGGCCCGTTCCGCGGACGCTCCCGTGCCGAACTGGCCGAGGTGACGATCGAGGATGCGCTGGCCCACCCCACCTGGTCGATGGGACCCAAGATCACCGTCGACTCGTCCACGCTCATGAACAAGGGCCTCGAGGTGATCGAGGCCCACCTGCTCTTCGACCTGGGGTTCGACCACATCGACGTCGTCGTGCACCCCCAGTCGATCGTGCACTCGATGGTCGAGTTCACCGACGGATCGACGATCGCCCAGCTGTCGCTGCCGGACATGCGTCTTCCCATCGGCTACGCCCTGGCGTGGCCGGACCGGATCGCCACTCCGTTCGGTCGCATCGACTGGGGCGACCTCGGCCGCCTCGACTTCGAACCGCCCGATCACGAGGCCTTCCCCTGCCTGGGGCTGGCCTACGAGGCCGGCCGGCAGGGCGGCACTGCGCCGGCCTGGCTCAACGCGGCCAACGAGGAGGCGGTCTCGGCGTTCCTCGCTGGGGAGATCGCCTGGACCACCATCCCCGACGTCGCGAATGGGGTCCTCGACGGGCATGATGGAGGGACCGCGACGTCGGTCGACGAGGTCGTGGAAGCCGATCGCATCGCCCGAGTCCTCGCCCGTCAACACATCGAGTCGAACCTGTGA
- a CDS encoding phosphatidate cytidylyltransferase — MDDRPTHPDDDDEQEGFRLLGAMDPSDESDRPVEPDQGADPAATEEDTPRPFRARDLLGETDDESGLGEAPASEGSGSHSLPHWTDPPTGEVPRIFSDGDDDLAPWARVSTSQPRWRDQSSGWDDADLSMLGDEPPRMGVRDDRAASDDFFTFDDAQAPPDPLSVPREPSDPYGDRSADPFAADRARGPAAGRNMGLASVVGVALAAGALALISVGPAAAMVLVVVVLVLASAELMSTLRRVGYSPPALVALAAAVTMPLAAYWRGESGLVLGAMLTVLVALLWYVLDIGDDHAVPNVGVTVLTVAYVAGFGSFAALLLRLPHGTGLLLAAVLGPIAYDIVGLLVGRSMGRSPLSAISPNKTIEGTVGGMVAAFLVTWAGVGGVIGGGITPFSSPGDAIVLGVVLALISPLGDLCESMIKRDLGVKDMGTVLPGHGGVLDRFDAILVSLPATYYVAHLVF; from the coding sequence GTGGACGATCGACCCACCCACCCCGACGACGACGACGAGCAGGAGGGTTTCCGACTGCTCGGTGCGATGGATCCATCCGACGAGTCCGATCGGCCGGTCGAGCCCGACCAGGGTGCTGATCCCGCTGCCACCGAGGAGGATACGCCCCGACCGTTCCGCGCTCGCGATCTGCTCGGCGAGACCGACGACGAGTCGGGGCTCGGCGAGGCGCCTGCAAGCGAGGGCTCGGGATCGCACTCGTTGCCGCACTGGACCGACCCACCCACCGGTGAGGTCCCCCGGATCTTCAGCGATGGCGACGACGACCTGGCCCCGTGGGCGAGGGTGAGCACCTCCCAGCCGCGGTGGCGCGACCAGTCCAGCGGTTGGGACGATGCCGACCTGAGCATGCTGGGCGACGAACCTCCCCGAATGGGGGTGCGCGACGACCGCGCCGCGTCGGACGACTTCTTCACCTTCGACGACGCGCAGGCACCGCCCGATCCGTTGTCGGTGCCGCGGGAGCCGTCCGACCCCTACGGCGACCGTAGTGCCGACCCCTTCGCCGCCGACCGTGCACGAGGACCCGCCGCCGGACGCAACATGGGTCTCGCCTCGGTCGTGGGTGTCGCCCTGGCGGCGGGTGCGCTGGCACTGATCAGCGTCGGACCCGCGGCTGCCATGGTGCTGGTCGTCGTCGTGCTCGTCCTGGCTTCGGCCGAGCTGATGAGCACCCTGCGACGCGTCGGCTACTCGCCCCCCGCTCTCGTCGCCCTCGCGGCGGCGGTCACGATGCCGCTCGCCGCGTACTGGCGGGGCGAGTCGGGACTGGTGCTCGGTGCCATGCTCACGGTGCTGGTCGCACTGCTGTGGTACGTGCTCGACATCGGCGACGACCACGCCGTGCCCAACGTGGGCGTCACCGTGTTGACCGTGGCCTACGTGGCCGGGTTCGGCTCGTTCGCCGCCCTGTTGCTGCGCCTGCCCCACGGCACCGGGCTGTTGCTCGCCGCGGTGCTCGGGCCCATCGCCTACGACATCGTCGGACTGCTCGTCGGGCGCTCGATGGGACGCTCCCCGCTGTCGGCCATCAGCCCCAACAAGACCATCGAGGGCACGGTGGGGGGCATGGTCGCCGCGTTCCTGGTCACCTGGGCCGGTGTCGGCGGCGTGATCGGTGGGGGCATCACCCCGTTCAGCTCGCCGGGCGACGCCATCGTCCTGGGTGTCGTCCTCGCCCTGATCTCACCGCTCGGCGACCTGTGCGAGTCGATGATCAAGCGAGACCTCGGGGTCAAGGACATGGGCACGGTCCTGCCCGGACACGGCGGGGTGCTCGACCGCTTCGACGCCATCCTCGTCTCGCTGCCGGCCACCTACTACGTGGCCCACTTGGTTTTCTGA
- the frr gene encoding ribosome recycling factor: MSEELVELVLDDAGDKMQRAVAHARHEFGSIRTGRAAPALVERLPVEAYGEEMAMQQLASFQVPEARQLLITPFDKNNLGAIEKALQHSDLGLTPGNDGHSIRLSFPPLTEERRKDLVKVVRQMAEDGRIAIRNARRDARKDLEAAQKDAEMSEDDLARAEKELDKRTHAYEAEITAALEQKETELLEV, translated from the coding sequence ATGAGCGAAGAGCTGGTCGAGCTCGTGCTCGACGACGCCGGCGACAAGATGCAGCGTGCGGTCGCCCACGCGCGCCACGAGTTCGGCTCCATCCGCACCGGGCGGGCAGCCCCGGCGCTGGTCGAGCGCCTGCCGGTCGAGGCCTACGGCGAGGAGATGGCCATGCAGCAGCTCGCCAGCTTCCAGGTCCCCGAGGCGCGCCAGCTGCTCATCACCCCGTTCGACAAGAACAACCTGGGCGCCATCGAGAAGGCACTGCAGCACTCCGACCTGGGGCTCACCCCCGGCAACGACGGCCACTCGATCCGGCTCAGCTTTCCGCCCCTCACCGAGGAGCGACGCAAGGACCTGGTCAAGGTGGTTCGCCAGATGGCCGAGGACGGTCGCATCGCGATCCGCAACGCCCGCCGCGACGCCCGCAAGGACCTCGAAGCCGCCCAGAAGGACGCGGAGATGTCAGAGGACGACCTCGCCCGAGCCGAAAAGGAGCTCGACAAGCGGACCCACGCCTACGAGGCCGAGATCACCGCAGCACTGGAGCAGAAAGAGACCGAGCTGCTCGAGGTCTGA